The sequence below is a genomic window from Deltaproteobacteria bacterium.
ATCCTCGGTGGGAAGCGTGTCGCGCGCGATAAAAAAAAACTCCGTGCGGTACAGGCCCACACCTTCATATTCTGTGGCGCACATCGGCAAATCATTGACGCCGATTCCCAGGTTTACAAGCATTGGTATCTGCATCCCGTCCATGGTTTGTGCCGGCAGCCGGCGCAGTGTTTCAAGTTGAGCGGCGATGGCCTGCTCTTCCTGCACGCGTTGCCGAAACGCATCGATATCCACAACCGAAGGATTGATGCAAACGGTGCCCTGGTTACCGTCAAGGGTGATTTCGCAACCTTCCAAATTGCCGATGCACAAGTCGGTCAGCCCCATCACGGCGGGAATGTCCAATGCGCGGCAAATGATCGCCATGTGGGATAATGCCGATCCTTGAACGCATACGATGCCGGCCAGCCGGTCGCGGGGCACTTTTGATATCTCGGCCAGACTGACCCCCACTCCCGCCAGAATGCATCGTTTCGGGTAGGTTTTAGCCCCCGGCGCGTCCTCTTGTAAATGAATCATAACCTGTCGGCCGATGTTGCGAATATCTTCGGCGCGCGCGGCAAGATACGGGTCGTCCATTTGTTCAAAAACACGCGTCATTTCAACAATCGTGTCTCTAAGCGCACCGCGCGCCCATTGCCCGTTTCGGATCCGCGCCACCGTGCCGTTGGTCAACTTGCCGGATTCAAGCATCATGATGTAGACATCGAACAGGGATAGCGTCTCGTCGGCCAGGTTGGCGCGCATGCGTTCCTTGCCGGCACGCAATTCGTTTTTAGCAGCGATTACCGCCGCCTGGAAGATTTGAACTTCAGATTCGATGTCTAGCGCGTTGCGATCGGGTGTCGATCGCAGGTCCACTGGTTCCGACAGCGCGATATTGCCCATCACCAGGCCCGGCGCACAGGGAATTCCGTGTATAAGAATTTTCCCACGCGCGGGTTCATCCAGCCGCCGACTGAAATCCCATTTCGCCAGAAGGTGATGAAGGGCCCCGCCAAGCTGGAAGGCCAGTGTCGTAAAAAAGGCCGCATCGTCATCGCTAAAGCTCCGCCGCTCATGCTTCTGCGCCACCAGCACACCCATTGTCCGGCCATGATGAATGATGGGCGCGCCCAAAAAGCCGTGAAAAGACGCATCCCAGCTTTTAGAGGCGTGATCGAAGCCAGGATGATCAGCGCCATTTGACAGGTTGATGACTGCTTCATGCGCCGCCACCCAGCCCACCAGCCCTGCGTTACGGCTGACTTGCACCTTGCCGACATCGACGGGCATTACACCGTCAACCGCCATGAAGATAAACCGGTCTGTTTGTGTATCATGAATGTAGACGGAACATACATCTGCAGCCATGGACGATCTGGACCGTTTCACAACCAGCGACAGGGCCTCGTCCAGATGCGTCGTGTTGTCGACCTCGTTTACGATTTGTCTTGAACTTGGACTCATAAGGGCGGTTTCCAATCTAGTACGAGTCCTTCGAAAACAAGGCCGGCACAGCAGATTTTCCCTTTGGAGGTTTGTCGGCAATCATCGCTTCCGTAGTAGGGAAAACCCGCTGATGTTGTCGACCACCGGCTTCAACATATCGTAAGGGTCCTGATCTTTAGCCGGACCACCAAGGTAATAGACCCACCCGTTTGACCTGGCTGCCATCCGTTCGATG
It includes:
- a CDS encoding GAF domain-containing protein; protein product: MSPSSRQIVNEVDNTTHLDEALSLVVKRSRSSMAADVCSVYIHDTQTDRFIFMAVDGVMPVDVGKVQVSRNAGLVGWVAAHEAVINLSNGADHPGFDHASKSWDASFHGFLGAPIIHHGRTMGVLVAQKHERRSFSDDDAAFFTTLAFQLGGALHHLLAKWDFSRRLDEPARGKILIHGIPCAPGLVMGNIALSEPVDLRSTPDRNALDIESEVQIFQAAVIAAKNELRAGKERMRANLADETLSLFDVYIMMLESGKLTNGTVARIRNGQWARGALRDTIVEMTRVFEQMDDPYLAARAEDIRNIGRQVMIHLQEDAPGAKTYPKRCILAGVGVSLAEISKVPRDRLAGIVCVQGSALSHMAIICRALDIPAVMGLTDLCIGNLEGCEITLDGNQGTVCINPSVVDIDAFRQRVQEEQAIAAQLETLRRLPAQTMDGMQIPMLVNLGIGVNDLPMCATEYEGVGLYRTEFFFIARDTLPTEDEQYRLYRGLLESFTPKPVTIRTPDTGGDKKLPFFT